The Mycobacterium avium subsp. avium genomic sequence ACGCGGATTTTTACAAGCAATTTCACCCGACGTAGGGGGCCTGCCCCAAGGGAACTTCGCCAGCGATAGGCTTGCGGACACCTACGCTGATACTTTGCTGCGGAGACTTCGTCGGCGCGGGTTGACCGCCTGGCACCATTCTGATGATTTCAGAATCGGAGCATCGAGCTATCAAGAAGGCATCAACGCTCTCGAAATTTTCGACGAAGAGCTCCGCTCACTGGGACTATTCGTGAATGAGCGAAAGACATACATTGTGAATCGCGACAAATATATCGAACATATGGAGCGAGAACGACAGTACTTCACCGACGCATGGAGGGAAAAACGCGATGAATTGACCACGGTCGATTTCTACAGCTTCGAGCCCATTACTCCAGAAGACCCAGAGGTTTTTGCCGCCGTTGCGATGGAAGAGTTGCAGGCGTGGGCCGCCGCGGCGAAGTCGGTGCGCGAGGACGACAAGGCCGCTATGCCTACTCGGCTTGATCTTAGTTTGGTTTTGAACCTTCTATCGCTGGTACGCGAACCAGAAGCTTTAGAGCACGTCCCGGAGCTTCTACTGATGGAGCCGCAACTCACCTATCAGGTGGCCGGCTACCTGTATGAGTTGTCGGAAACCCACGCAAAGGGCGTAGATGACGCCGTTGCAACAACCATCAAGAACACTGCCTTAAGCAGATGGATATCTGTCTGGCTGTGCTATGCGCTTAGCAATCCAGATCGCGAGAGAATCTGGGCGGGGCGACTGGCCCTCCACCCCGAGGTGGAAGGGTGGCTCGCAGCGCAAACAAGCGTTCAAGATGAGGTCTTGGCTTCCCATGCGGTGTGGTCCTTAGCCGCTACCGGTTCGCTGGCGCGAGACGCCTGGTCCCGTCTGAATCAACTTCCCGGCTCGTACAGCTCCCAATTTGCCGCCGCTGCTCTCGCTGGACTGCCAGTAGCGGACAGAGATTCGCTCGATAGTGGCGACAGATTCGATAAAATAATTCGCAACTGGGCGGAATCGATCTTATGAACTCTGATGTCAGATCGCAAAACGGTGAAGAGGTATGTGAGTTTGTTTGGCTCGCTGTTGCTGCTTACGACAAGACTGAGCGAGCTTTTCGCAGCCTAGAAGATTGGCGTGACGACAGCAATTCGAGCAGACCTGTACTCTCAGCGATAAGTGAAGTTGTTAGCCATGTAGAGGTCTTCGTTGTTGAGTCGCTGACCATGCACGCCAAATTGATATCTGCCTCGTCGGTCGAGCCCATACCCGATATTGTGATGAACTCAATTTCCAAGCCCGTGGAATCAAGTTGGAATGAGCGACGGAAGTTCATCAAGACGTGGCTAGGTGTCGATGTTGTTGATGCGGGCTGGTGGAGAAGCTGGCTTGGGTTCGTAGATGCCCGGAATGCGTGGGCGCACGGTTTAGGCCGTCTCACCTCACGGCAACGCAATAGCCAAGAAGTACTGGCCAATCTTCGAGCTGCCGGCCTCGCAGTCCAAGCGTCGAAAGTTGTTGGCACTCCGGCAGATGTTAAGAAATGCGCGAAGTCCGCTGTTGAAGTTATCGACTGGATCGACCAACGCGTCCGGCGCGTATAAAACCCCCTGGGGGGTACCCCCTCGCTGCCCCGACCGTGGGCCTCGTCCGGCCAGCGACCCTTCACTCTCCGACGAAGAAGCTGCGCATTCGCGTGACCGATCCAGCGGCCCCTTCCAAATCGACCACTAGAGTTTGGGAAAGCCAGGCACGGAACGCCAGCCATCGGTTAACATCTGGTCAGACTGGATAAATGCCGACTCGGCCGATGTGGGGGGGCCCGCGTCTAAGCGTGCCGTACACGAGAACGGGTCCTCTTTCGCCCCGCAGAAGTCAGCCTGGGCAACGCTTGCCGCACAGACTCCAGTGGTGAGAAGTCCAGCAGCAAGTAAAGCTGAACAGACCACGGCGCGACCAAGTTTCATTGCTCCCATGACGTGCCTGCTCCCTGCCTACTTCGACCGACCGGTGCCGCCGTGCCAGGAGCCTGACCCTTGCTTGTGTTGGGAGTGGCTGTACGTCCCGTCGTTGTCGGGGAGGCTGCTCCGTGTGTGATCCGGCGATGGCACGTAGTTACCGTCAACGTTGATGTAGCCACCGCACGTTGGCAGTGGGCCCACCGGTGAGAGTGGAGCCACGAATAAGACAGCCGCGATCATCCCGGCCGGCGCAACGCTGATCTTCGTGATACGCGACATGACTCCACTCCGGGGTTTCGTACGGAGATGTTCACCCGACGCCCGAGGACATCAATTTAGCTGCGCCGGTCGTCCGTGTTTGCGATTTCACGATTTCCGATGTGTGCTTCTCGTGGAACCGTTTAGGCTCCCGTCGGCGAACCGGGCAACCGCCACCATGCAGGCATCACCAAAACAGGGGGCATGTCGTTGTGCATTGCCTTTGGCGCGGCAATCACCGTGTCGATCGGCATCGGCGTCGGCGCGCCGGCCCACGCCGATGACCAAGCCTTGATCGCTGATCTCAATGCGCGCGGCGTCTCACCGCTGATTCCGCGTGCATGAAAATCGGTGGATGACCCGGCTTACCCGCCCGACTTCA encodes the following:
- a CDS encoding RNA-directed DNA polymerase, with the protein product MAAIIATRAREGSVGNQPAPVLAASKWRHGRRPAAALPLPERVLYRAATSLLADGLAPERAKDGYSTMVSAPVENGDKFIVVTDLANYYSSIQVDRIANVLLSRTGEWSVIAWLRGFLQAISPDVGGLPQGNFASDRLADTYADTLLRRLRRRGLTAWHHSDDFRIGASSYQEGINALEIFDEELRSLGLFVNERKTYIVNRDKYIEHMERERQYFTDAWREKRDELTTVDFYSFEPITPEDPEVFAAVAMEELQAWAAAAKSVREDDKAAMPTRLDLSLVLNLLSLVREPEALEHVPELLLMEPQLTYQVAGYLYELSETHAKGVDDAVATTIKNTALSRWISVWLCYALSNPDRERIWAGRLALHPEVEGWLAAQTSVQDEVLASHAVWSLAATGSLARDAWSRLNQLPGSYSSQFAAAALAGLPVADRDSLDSGDRFDKIIRNWAESIL
- a CDS encoding DUF3761 domain-containing protein; translated protein: MSRITKISVAPAGMIAAVLFVAPLSPVGPLPTCGGYINVDGNYVPSPDHTRSSLPDNDGTYSHSQHKQGSGSWHGGTGRSK